Proteins from a single region of Helicoverpa armigera isolate CAAS_96S chromosome 21, ASM3070526v1, whole genome shotgun sequence:
- the LOC110373590 gene encoding ABC transporter G family member 23, whose amino-acid sequence MAVCSAAVIIEKANKYYGRPDKADFKPVLKDMDMVVDRGIIYGLLGPSGCGKTTLLSCIVGRRKLDSGNVWVLGGRPGEKGSGVPGPRVGYMPQDIALVGEFTVRDAIYYFGRIYGMHMEKMVERFEFLSNLLDLPSGGRLIKTLSGGQQRRVSLAAALVHEPELLILDEPTVGLDPVLRERIWDFLAEQARRGTTVIITTHYIDETKQAHKIGLLRDGQLLAEDSPEDLLRKCDCDTLEEAFLKLAMRQHEMPRRRSTLTASPDVIPESGMCNGVDSRYHSRDDFPTITSSTDVLTKKEKRPKDSKRLTKSRYKAVFIKSIQQFSRHPGGLIFSILFPIIQVVAFFAAVGHDPRDLHIGVVNDEAAFSPLGLDICRNTSLKTVTVLEDETCDLYMMSCWFLEEMEQKKLFPTTFNTTEEARLAVSTGKLYGALHFSQNFSSALGKRVSEGEVDDDIVDDSSISVWLDMTNHQISNFMKSQLHKAYESFTRRAMKACGRPENLVQIPVHFQKPVYGKSEPQVVSFMAPGILITIIFFLSAIVTSTLMISDRLEGVWERSAVAGVKPKEMLNVHITLQSTIIFVQTIEMMALAFIGYGIPSVGSKLICGLLLFLQGICGMCYGFLLSVYCPSHTMSFFVATGSFYPMILLCGILWPLEGMSYTLRIIALTLPFTIPSKSLRDIMEKGASFADLSVIYGFLTTIAWIAITLALIYLRLRFKKT is encoded by the exons ATGGCGGTCTGTTCCGCCGCTGTCATCATCGAGAAAGCCAACAAGTACTATGGCAGACCCGACAAGGCGGACTTCAAGCCGGTGCTCAAAGATATGGACATGGTCGTCGATAGGGGTATCAT ATACGGTCTTCTCGGCCCTTCAGGATGTGGCAAGACCACGTTACTGTCCTGTATAGTTGGTAGAAGGAAACTGGACAGTGGCAATGTCTGGGTCCTCGGTGGCAGACCTGGAGAGAAAGGCAGTGGAGTACCCGGTCCTAGGGTCGGGTATATGCCTCAG GACATAGCTCTAGTCGGAGAATTCACAGTACGCGACGCTATATACTACTTCGGTAGAATCTACGGCATGCACATGGAGAAGATGGTGGAACGCTTTGAGTTCCTCAGCAATCTTCTCGACCTGCCCAGTGGAGGCCGGCTGATCAAGACCCTGTCTGGAGGCCAGCAGAGAAGGGTCTCTTTAGCAGCTGCTCTCGTACATGAGCCTGAACTCCTCATATTGGATGAGCCTACAGTTGGGTTGGATCCTGTTTTGAGAGAACG gATATGGGACTTCTTAGCGGAGCAAGCTCGCCGAGGGACCACAGTCATCATCACAACACATTACATAGACGAAACAAAACAAGCACACAAG ATTGGTCTACTCCGAGACGGTCAGCTCTTAGCCGAGGACTCACCAGAGGATCTGCTAAGGAAGTGTGACTGTGACACCTTGGAGGAGGCATTCTTGAAGCTCGCGATGAGACAGCACGAAATGCCGAGAAGGCGGTCTA CGCTCACGGCATCGCCCGACGTGATCCCCGAGAGCGGGATGTGCAACGGCGTGGACAGCCGCTACCACTCGCGAGACGACTTCCCCACCATCACCAGTAGTACTGAC GTAttaacaaagaaagaaaaaagacCAAAGGATAGCAAGAGATTAACGAAGTCAAGGTATAAAGCCGTCTTCATCAAGAGTATACAACAGTTCTCAAGGCATCCAGG CGGCTTAATCTTCTCCATCCTATTCCCCATCATCCAAGTGGTAGCGTTCTTCGCTGCCGTAGGACACGACCCCAGAGACCTTCACATCGGTGTGGTCAACGACGAAGCGGCTTTCTCACCAC TTGGACTAGATATCTGCAGAAATACAAGTCTAAAAACGGTGACAGTGTTGGAAGACGAAACTTGTGACCTCTACATGATGAGCTGTTGGTTCTTAGAAGAAATGGAACAGAAGAAACTATTCCCG ACAACATTCAACACAACAGAAGAAGCGCGGTTAGCGGTATCAACAGGGAAACTGTACGGCGCGTTACACTTCTCTCAGAACTTCAGTAGTGCTCTCGGCAAGCGAGTATCGGAAGGAGAGGTGGACGACGATATTGTTGATGATAGCAGCATCAGTGTGTGGCTTGACATGACCA ATCATCAGATTTCCAACTTCATGAAAAGTCAACTGCACAAAGCGTATGAAAGTTTCACGAGGAGAGCAATGAAGGCTTGTGGAAGACCAGAAAACTTAGTACag ATTCCAGTGCACTTCCAAAAGCCGGTGTACGGTAAGAGTGAACCGCAAGTCGTCAGCTTCATGGCGCCCGGGATACTTATCAC TATAATATTCTTCCTATCGGCCATCGTGACCTCGACGCTGATGATCTCGGACCGGCTGGAGGGAGTGTGGGAACGCAGCGCGGTGGCGGGCGTCAAGCCTAAGGAGATGCTCAACGTTCATATCACGCTGCAGAGTACTATTATATTTGTGCAG ACAATAGAAATGATGGCCCTCGCATTCATCGGCTACGGCATCCCGTCAGTGGGCTCCAAGCTGATCTGCGGCCTCCTACTGTTCCTACAAGGGATCTGTGGCATGTGCTACGGCTTCCTACTGTCTGTCTACTGTCCCAGCCATACTATGTCCTTCTTCGTCGCTACTGGCAGTTTTTACCCTATGATTCTGTTGTGTG GTATCCTATGGCCTCTAGAAGGTATGTCCTACACACTTCGTATCATAGCCCTAACGCTCCCCTTCACGATTCCCTCCAAATCTCTCAGAGACATCATGGAGAAAGGAGCCTCTTTCGCCGACCTGTCAGTAATCTATGGTTTCCTAACGACCATAGCGTGGATTGCCATAACTTTGGCTTTAATATACTTGAGGTTACGGTTCAAAAAGACGTAG